One part of the Vitis riparia cultivar Riparia Gloire de Montpellier isolate 1030 chromosome 6, EGFV_Vit.rip_1.0, whole genome shotgun sequence genome encodes these proteins:
- the LOC117916338 gene encoding uncharacterized protein LOC117916338: protein MSDELASTLASFQEFMAGVSRRLDQIESSRQDPHPAGMVTDETIPHASQTAQTRPPGVSLGTPFHLADHYETIPPHTVTVPPPMVPTIEDTRLAEQEAKVERLESMMRWIRLQDGGLTWDDKDGIPAASLPAKFRMPDIERYSRIGCPKIHLRLFSTVMGAHGIDDAQLVALFPMSLSGAAQRWFASVEPSRLRTWGDVAHEFLTQFAFSADIDVSRQELEATRQRPDESISSFLRFARRLVGVLFQDLKSLVQAAFSGKKPIGSFGRSGEVGAISYQYRRPAHHSPYKPSPIKAPFSLPQYQYQLDYAQEPYIAQTSMQPRPPHPRAATHPLPRPYVQRPARQFTPLDMTLTRAFEKLWDAGVIVPLVSRPLPHPIPPHFRSNEHCLYH from the exons ATGTCGGACGagctagcttccacacttgcttccTTTCAGGAGTTCATGGCCGGAGTCAGTAGACGCTTGGATCAGATAGAGAGTTCTCGCCAGGATCCTCATCCGGCTGGCATGGTCACTGACGAGACGATTCCTCATGCATCTCAGACAGCACAGACTCGTCCACCTGGGGTTTCACTTGGTACTCCGTTCCATCTGGCAGATCATTATGAGACCATTCCACCACATACTGTCACAGTGCCACCTCCCATGGTTCCCACTATCGAGGATACTCGATTAGCCGAGCAGGAGGCCAaggttgagaggcttgagtccaTGATGAGATGGATCAGATTGCAGGACggaggtttgacttgggatgacaAAGACGGCATACCGGCGGCTAGCTTGCCCGCCAAGTTTCGCATGCCGGACATCGAGCGTTACAGTAggattggttgtcccaagatccacttgagaTTGTTCAGCACGGTCATGGGGGCACATGGTATCGATGATGCGCAGTTGGTGGCCCTCTTTCCTATGTCACTTAGTGGAGCAGCTCAGAGGTGGTTTGCTTCGGTTGAGCCTTCGAGACTCCGCACCTGGGGGgatgtggctcatgagttcctGACTCAGTTTGCTTTCAGTGCTGATATTGACGTATCTAGACAagagttggaggccaccagGCAGAGGCCAGAcgagtctatttcttccttt CTGAGGTTCGCGAGACGTCTTGTGGGCGTCCTATTTCAGGACCTCAAGAGTCTGGTTCAGGCAGCTTTCAGT gggaagaagccgaTTGGATCATTTGGTAGATCTGGAGAGGTTGGCGCTATTAGTTATCAGTATCGGAGGCCCGCACATCACTCGCCTTACAAACCTTCTCCAATCAAAGCTCCTTTCTCTCTTCCACAGTATCAGTATCAGCTGGATTATGCTCAggagccttacattgctcagactaGCATGCAGCCGCGACCACCACATCCGAGAGCCGCTACTCACCCACTGCCTAGACCATATGTACAGAGACCTGCGAGACAGTTCACTCCGTTGGAcatgactttgactagagcttttgagaagctctGGGACGCTGGAGTGATTGTTCCTTTGGTGTCGAGGCCTTTGCCCCATCCTATTCCTCCTCATTTCCGTTCAAATGAGCACTGCTTGTATCATTAG